In a single window of the Procambarus clarkii isolate CNS0578487 chromosome 51, FALCON_Pclarkii_2.0, whole genome shotgun sequence genome:
- the LOC138351954 gene encoding uncharacterized protein — MTQVSRLVIKTVDECRLVIKTVDDKVISSSHSSSSYVSSSYVSSSYVSSSYVSSSYVSSSYVSSSYVSSSYVSSSYVSSSYVSSSYVSSSYVSSSYVSSSYVSSSYVSSSYVSSSYVSSSYVSSSYVSSSYVSSSYVSSSYVSSSYVSSSYVSSYVSSSYVSSSYVSSCSCSYYYYSTIRPPYTASPWNTPGSYEASKVMNLPFGSVTAWLPGRRPGTL, encoded by the exons ATGACGCAAGTGAGTCGGCTGGTCATTAAGACGGTGGATGAGTGTCGGCTGGTCATTAAGACGGTGGATGACAAAGT GATTTCATCCTCCCATTCCTCCTCATCCTACGTCTCCTCATCCTACGTCTCCTCATCCTACGTCTCCTCATCCTACGTCTCCTCATCCTACGTCTCCTCATCCTACGTCTCCTCATCCTACGTCTCCTCATCCTACGTCTCCTCCTCGTACGTCTCCTCATCCTACGTCTCCTCCTCCTACGTCTCCTCATCCTACGTCTCCTCATCCTACGTCTCCTCATCCTACGTCTCCTCATCCTACGTCTCCTCCTCCTACGTCTCCTCCTCGTACGTCTCCTCATCCTACGTCTCCTCCTCCTACGTCTCCTCATCCTACGTCTCCTCATCCTACGTCTCCTCATCCTACGTCTCCTCATCCTACGTCTCTTCCTCCTACGTCTCCTCGTACGTCTCCTCATCCTACGTCTCCTCCTCCTACGTCTCCTCCTGTTCCTGTTCTTACTACTATTACTCTACTATTCGTCCTCCTTACACTGCCTCTCCTTGGAATACTCCGGGTTCTTACGAGGCATCCAAGGTGATGAACCTCCCTTTTGGAAGTGTAACTGCTTGGTTGCCAGGGAGACGCCCAGGCACCTTGTAG